A part of Anabas testudineus chromosome 9, fAnaTes1.2, whole genome shotgun sequence genomic DNA contains:
- the fancg gene encoding Fanconi anemia group G protein, whose protein sequence is MSNKTYQPNPLLDQWVQENNEVVNKWKLQEGGGDTSSRDQSQTHLRWCCSEFNRLLRKIQGVPPLADHAQLELSVVYNACVCATAQSQFTKAEMLLTQSTERALQMTGDNLQSSTDKALAASPHVFWRTVLKSVENTTLNSCIQHLLCLQWAIWLATCQLKIIEEFQEELSSLFESLYCEERDDRRSEPKGKSSVIPLLLTDPRKLVDLLQICTLIAKGAEKLNEGQSSEALSGLQVASSLQVPRTLIAYTHLLSGSSLAHMSCPQMALQCYRKALETDSQCICALYQSMLIYRQLGNIQAEIQALRLLHSTMMLPSATEPAPPSTHLLSPSLLLHSQSLSSLLSVPSALSVLHNLALNCVLHGRLSEGVEYYLDLLATLHSEDQHGVGRKILRDMEVHAEVPHLPRLPELYLEAGAALLMSRRPADCMALCDEVINTTLELLPRKLVLEELEEQSEADTTDVNDRLVMLLWAGAAYLLQGHCYTHLKDWKQAVTHYTRCINLLVKVSFKKKVIGHQQQISSADMVVKRGTDQYILQKMKGLSLAGRGISFTQTDQLKEALRDLQLSLQAFPECVGAGLWFGEVLWRLDRKREAAACWEKSWSFNVQSSMEGLPLYLQELQSGPLLDSMELRNRIQELIPTHQASRGTKE, encoded by the exons ATGTCTAATAAAACATATCAGCCGAATCCTTTATTAGATCAGTGGGTCCAGGAAAATAACGAGGTGGTTAACAAATGGAAG ctgcaggaaggaggaggagacacCTCAAGCCGAGACCAGAGCCAGACCCATCTGAGATGGTGTTGCTCTGAGTTCAACAGACTCTTAAGGAAAATCCAAG GTGTTCCCCCTCTTGCAGATCACGCTCAACTGGAGCTGTCTGTCGTGTACAATGCCTGTGTGTGCGCTACTGCTCAGTCTCAGTTCACAAAAGCTGAGATGCTTCTCACGCAGTCGACAGAGAGAG CTTTACAGATGACAGGAGATAACCTTCAGAGCTCTACAGATAAAGCTCTTGCTGCAAGCCCTCATGTGTTTTGGAGAACAGTTCTCAAGTCAGTGGAAAACACAACTTTGAATTCCTGCATACAGCACCTTCTTTGTTTGCAATGGGCAATATGGCTGGCCACCTGCCAGCTGAAAATTATCGAGGAATTTCAG GAGGAATTGTCCTCTCTATTTGAGTCACTTTACTGTGAAGAACGGGATGACAGAAGAAGCGAGCCAAAGGGAAAGTCCTCTGTCATTCCACTGTTGTTGACAGATCCACGAAAGCTTGTTGATCTACTGCAGATCTGCACTTTAATTGCCAAAG GTGCAGAAAAGTTGAATGAGGGTCAGAGTTCAGAAGCCCTGTCTGGTCTGCAAGTGGCTTCATCCCTGCAAGTTCCCAGAACTCTAATAGCATACACACACCTATTGTCAGGCTCCTCTCTGGCCCATATG AGCTGTCCTCAGATGGCACTGCAGTGTTACAGGAAGGCCCTAGAGACCGACTCCCAATGTATATGTGCTTTGTACCAGAGCATGCTCATCTACAGACAACTGGGTAACATACAGGCTGAGATACAAGCTCTTCGCTTGCTCCACTCT ACTATGATGTTGCCCTCTGCTACAGAGCCTGCTCCACCCAGTACCCATCTCCTCTCCCCATCTTTACTGCTTCACAGCCAATCACTGAGCAGCCTGCTCTCAGTTCCCTCTGCCCTCTCTGTCCTTCACAATCTGGCCCTGAACTGTGTACTCCATGGGAG GTTGTCAGAGGGTGTGGAATATTACCTGGACCTGCTGGCTACACTTCACTCAGAAGATCAACATGGAGTAGGAAGGAAAATACTTAGAGACATGGAG GTTCACGCTGAAGTCCCTCATCTACCCAGGTTGCCTGAGCTTTACCTGGAGGCTGGCGCTGCCTTGCTCATGTCCCGGCGGCCTGCAGATTGCATGGCGCTTTGTGATGAAGTCATCAACACAACACTGGAACTGCTGCCAAGGAAGCTGGTGTTGGAAGAGCTAGAGGAGCAGAGTGAAGCTGATACCACGGATGTGAATGATAGATTGGTAATGTTGCTCTGGGCTGGAGCTGCCTACCTCCTGCAGGGTCATTGCTACACTCATCtaaaagactggaaacaagCTGTGACTCACTACACAAG GTGTATCAACCTGCTCGTGAAGgtgagctttaaaaaaaaag TTATAGGCCACCAACAGCAGATCTCCAGTGCAGACATGGTTGTCAAGAGGGGAACAGATCAGTACATTCTCCAGAAAATGAAGGGGCTTTCGCTAGCTGGTAGGGGCATCAGCTTTACCCAGACAGACCAACTGAAAGAGGCTCTGAGAGACCTGCAGCTCAGCCTGCAGGCATTCCCAG AGTGTGTAGGTGCAGGCCTGTGGTTTGGTGAAGTGTTGTGGCGACTTGACAGGAAACGGGAGGCAGCAGCTTGTTGGGAAAAATCCTGGAGCTTCAACGTACAATCCTCAATGGA GGGTCTTCCTTTGTACCTACAGGAACTCCAGTCTGGCCCTTTGTTAGACTCCATGGAGCTGCGCAACAGAATACAGGAACTCATTCCTACCCATCAAGCCAGCAGAGGGACAAAAGAATAA
- the LOC113150209 gene encoding neurofilament heavy polypeptide, producing MSFTVDHHFFGPTAYRKARPASVSSSGFHSQRRRLTYSQPSSLDSLETFNGDMTRRTEKEILQALNDRFAGYIDKVRNLEMHNRNLEAEAAALRQSQAGRASVGEHYERELGDLRGLLQQLTGEKARAALEHEHLEEDIQHLRARLEDEARNREELEAAARAMKKYAEECRLARMDLDKKLRALEEEAVFLKKNHEEEVSELLAQIQGAQVSFDMRDTLKADVTSALREIRAQLDSQASKSATHAEEWFKVRMDHLSEAARSNQDAIRGSQEEIAEYRRQLQSRTIELETLRGTKESLERQRMESEDRHYDDLKSLQETINQLDNELKTTKWEMASQLRDYQELLNVKMALDIEIAAYRKLLEGEENRFVSGGSPYSYLEGRISAHLKVKGEEISDTVIVEEQTDETQVTEVTEEAEEEEEEEEKKEEEEEEEGEETKEDEGEGEEEEGEGQKEEEKEEEGEEEEPGEEEEKSKSPEKAASPPSKSPQPKSPPPKSPVVKSPESQSPPKSPEANSPPAKSPMPKSPAKSPAVKSPAGDESKSPAPKSPVSKSPPSKTPEPKSPEKEKAEPAAAKDTPKEEKKEEKPQPVKEEKKEKEPAVKEEKKQESKEKEPESKEEKADKPDTKKESKADDAPKKDDATQPAAPSKPTEDKPAPKSEPKETAPPAKEEKPSAPKPEKTEPEAKPDSKAEPEKPESKKEEKKPEEKPAPKAKPEQTEAKEEKKPEEKPAPKAEPDKPESKKEEKKPEEKKETSKEESKAVKEEGKTEKAEKSSGTESKESKEEKAKK from the exons ATGAGTTTCACGGTAGACCACCACTTCTTCGGCCCGACTGCGTACCGCAAGGCTCGGCCTGCCTCCGTGTCCTCCAGCGGCTTCCACTCCCAGCGCCGCCGCCTCACCTACAGCCAGCCGTCCTCCCTCGACAGCTTGGAGACGTTCAATGGGGACATGACGCGGAGGACCGAGAAAGAGATTCTGCAGGCTCTGAACGACCGGTTCGCCGGCTACATCGACAAGGTGCGTAACCTGGAGATGCACAACCGCAACCTGGAGGCGGAAGCGGCGGCGCTGCGCCAGAGCCAGGCGGGGCGCGCCTCGGTTGGGGAGCACTATGAGCGTGAGCTGGGTGACCTGAGGGGTCTGCTGCAGCAACTGACCGGGGAGAAGGCTCGCGCTGCTCTGGAGCACGAGCATCTAGAGGAGGACATCCAACACCTGCGGGCCAGGTTGGAGGATGAGGCGCGGAACCGGGAAGAGTTGGAGGCTGCGGCTCGCGCCATGAAAAAGTATGCCGAGGAGTGCCGGTTAGCGCGGATGGACCTGGACAAGAAGCTCCGCGCCCTGGAGGAGGAGGCCGTGTTCCTGAAGAAGAACCACGAGGAGGAAGTGTCGGAGCTCCTGGCGCAGATCCAAGGCGCGCAGGTGAGCTTCGATATGCGGGACACCCTGAAGGCGGACGTCACCAGCGCACTGCGAGAAATCCGTGCGCAGCTGGACAGTCAAGCATCCAAGAGCGCCACGCACGCCGAGGAGTGGTTCAAAG TTCGTATGGATCATCTGTCTGAAGCTGCCAGGTCTAACCAGGATGCAATTCGTGGATCCCAGGAAGAGATCGCAGAATACCGCCGCCAGCTCCAGAGCCGCACCATCGAGCTGGAGACTCTCAGAGGAACCAAGGAGTCACTGGAGAGGCAACGCATGGAGAGTGAAGATAGACACTATGATGACCTAAAGTCACTACAG GAGACAATCAATCAGCTGGACAACGAGCTGAAAACCACCAAATGGGAGATGGCCAGTCAGCTGAGAGACTACCAGGAACTGCTGAACGTGAAGATGGCTCTGGATATTGAGATTGCTGCTTATAG GAAGTTactggagggagaggagaatCGCTTTGTGTCAGGAGGCAGTCCGTACTCCTACCTGGAAGGTAGAATTTCTGCCCACTTGAAAGTGAAAGGTGAGGAGATCTCAGATACCGTCATTGTGGAGGAACAGACAGATGAGACCCAGGTCACAGAAGtgacagaggaggcagaggaggaagaggaagaggaggaaaagaaagaggaagaggaagaagaggaaggtgaAGAAACCAAAGAAGATGAGGGAGAaggtgaggaagaagaaggagagggacagaaggaggaggaaaaggaggaggaaggagaggaagaggagcctggtgaggaagaagagaagtcCAAATCTCCAGAAAAGGCTGCATCCCCTCCTTCAAAATCTCCTCAGCCCAAGTCTCCTCCACCTAAATCCCCTGTGGTCAAGTCACCAGAATCTCAATCTCCACCAAAATCACCAGAAGCTAATTCACCACCAGCCAAATCCCCGATGCCAAAATCACCTGCTAAATCACCTGCAGTCAAATCCCCCGCAGGGGACGAGTCAAAGTCACCTGCACCAAAGTCACCTGTGTCAAAATCCCCACCCAGCAAGACCCCTGAACCAAAGTCTCCAGAGAAGGAGAAGGCTGAGCCTGCTGCTGCCAAAGATACCCccaaggaggagaaaaaagaggagaagcCTCAGCCCGTtaaggaggaaaagaaggagaaagagccGGCtgtgaaggaggaaaagaagcagGAGTCCAAGGAAAAAGAGCCTGAGAGCAAAGAAGAGAAGGCAGACAAGCctgacacaaagaaagagagcaaAGCAGATGATGCACCAAAGAAGGATGACGCTACGCAACCTGCTGCTCCCAGCAAGCCCACAGAGGACAAACCAGCCCCGAAGTCTGAGCCTAAAGAAACTGCTCCCCCTGCCAAGGAGGAGAAGCCCTCTGCTCCTAAACCAGAGAAGACTGAGCCTGAGGCAAAGCCTGACTCTAAAGCTGAGCCTGAAAAACCAGAGAgcaagaaggaggagaagaagccAGAGGAGAAACCTGCACCTAAAGCAAAGCCTGAGCAGACAGAGGCCAAGGAGGAGAAGAAGCCAGAAGAGAAACCTGCACCTAAAGCTGAGCCTGACAAACCAGAGAgcaagaaggaggagaagaagccagaggagaagaaggagactAGTAAAGAAGAGAGTAAAGCtgtgaaagaagaaggaaagacagagaaagcagagaagTCTTCTGGCACCGAGTCAAAGGAGAGCAAGGAGGAGAAGGCCAAGAAGTAA